A section of the Schistosoma haematobium chromosome ZW, whole genome shotgun sequence genome encodes:
- the AKIRIN2_1 gene encoding Akirin-2 (EggNog:ENOG410V98W~COG:K), with protein sequence MACATLKRTHNFDIMEATCSKRRRYQALTRNCNTEAAASESPFIPKELSTQTQLKRRIKEEIKRLQRRRLIPRFLGGPTPAITATFAGHAKDENVVASCSGSFRSMALRSPTSDSQDSDSDQSPLRTSEPIFQTLENVSVVSSQSSLKPTHTIDSMPIFTLPQVTALCERLIKEREAELREEYDSILSCKLAEQYEAFLKFNHDQLYSRFQNSPMSYVS encoded by the exons ATGGCATGTGCTACGCTTAAACGAACCCATAACTTTGACATCATGGAAGCGACTTGTTCCAAAAGAAGGCGATACCAAGCTTTAACTCGGAACTGCAACACGGAAGCAGCAGCGTCAGAATCCCCATTCATCCCGAAGGAGTTATCAACCCAAA CTCAATTGAAACGGCGCATCAAGGAGGAAATCAAACGTCTACAACGACGTCGTTTGATACCACGATTTCTTGGAGGTCCCACCCCGGCAATAACTGCGACATTCGCCGGTCATGCAAAAGATGAAAACGTGG TTGCTTCGTGCAGTGGTAGTTTTCGATCCATGGCATTGCGGTCACCTACTTCAGATAGTCAAGACTCGGATAGTGATCAGTCACCTTTGCGTACCAGTGAACCGATATTCCAAACACTTGAGAATGTCTCAGTTGTCTCCTCACAATCTTCTTTGAAACCTACACATACCATCGATTCAATGCCGATCTTCACCTTACCCCAGGTTACGGCTCTTTGTGAGCGCTTAATCAAAGAACGAGAAGCAGAGTTACGAGAAGAGTATGACAGTATATTATCTTGTAAATTAGCAG AGCAATATGAAGCATTTCTGAAGTTCAATCACGATCAACTCTACAGTCGATTTCAGAACTCCCCAATGAGTT ATGTGTCCTGA
- the AKIRIN2_1 gene encoding Akirin-2, variant 2 (EggNog:ENOG410V98W~COG:K), which translates to MACATLKRTHNFDIMEATCSKRRRYQALTRNCNTEAAASESPFIPKELSTQIASCSGSFRSMALRSPTSDSQDSDSDQSPLRTSEPIFQTLENVSVVSSQSSLKPTHTIDSMPIFTLPQVTALCERLIKEREAELREEYDSILSCKLAG; encoded by the exons ATGGCATGTGCTACGCTTAAACGAACCCATAACTTTGACATCATGGAAGCGACTTGTTCCAAAAGAAGGCGATACCAAGCTTTAACTCGGAACTGCAACACGGAAGCAGCAGCGTCAGAATCCCCATTCATCCCGAAGGAGTTATCAACCCAAA TTGCTTCGTGCAGTGGTAGTTTTCGATCCATGGCATTGCGGTCACCTACTTCAGATAGTCAAGACTCGGATAGTGATCAGTCACCTTTGCGTACCAGTGAACCGATATTCCAAACACTTGAGAATGTCTCAGTTGTCTCCTCACAATCTTCTTTGAAACCTACACATACCATCGATTCAATGCCGATCTTCACCTTACCCCAGGTTACGGCTCTTTGTGAGCGCTTAATCAAAGAACGAGAAGCAGAGTTACGAGAAGAGTATGACAGTATATTATCTTGTAAATTAGCAGGTTAG
- the AKIRIN2_1 gene encoding Akirin-2, variant 3 (EggNog:ENOG410V98W~COG:K), whose amino-acid sequence MYFMYSHHFSSVSPGSLIISVDVQIKVRTLAQLKRRIKEEIKRLQRRRLIPRFLGGPTPAITATFAGHAKDENVVASCSGSFRSMALRSPTSDSQDSDSDQSPLRTSEPIFQTLENVSVVSSQSSLKPTHTIDSMPIFTLPQVTALCERLIKEREAELREEYDSILSCKLAEQYEAFLKFNHDQLYSRFQNSPMSYVS is encoded by the exons ATGTACTTTATGTACTCACACCACTTCTCAAGTGTCAGCCCCGGGTCGCTTATTATTTCAGTCGATGTGCAAATAAAGGTCAGGACACTAG CTCAATTGAAACGGCGCATCAAGGAGGAAATCAAACGTCTACAACGACGTCGTTTGATACCACGATTTCTTGGAGGTCCCACCCCGGCAATAACTGCGACATTCGCCGGTCATGCAAAAGATGAAAACGTGG TTGCTTCGTGCAGTGGTAGTTTTCGATCCATGGCATTGCGGTCACCTACTTCAGATAGTCAAGACTCGGATAGTGATCAGTCACCTTTGCGTACCAGTGAACCGATATTCCAAACACTTGAGAATGTCTCAGTTGTCTCCTCACAATCTTCTTTGAAACCTACACATACCATCGATTCAATGCCGATCTTCACCTTACCCCAGGTTACGGCTCTTTGTGAGCGCTTAATCAAAGAACGAGAAGCAGAGTTACGAGAAGAGTATGACAGTATATTATCTTGTAAATTAGCAG AGCAATATGAAGCATTTCTGAAGTTCAATCACGATCAACTCTACAGTCGATTTCAGAACTCCCCAATGAGTT ATGTGTCCTGA